The following DNA comes from Naumovozyma dairenensis CBS 421 chromosome 4, complete genome.
TCTAAGAGGTAATCGATGTCCTGTAATTTAAGAGGAACGAAAAACCACAATCGGTATATATGGCCTTGTTTAAGGATATTCGTTCATTGAAGGTTGTGTTTTCGAAGTATTTTTATGATTTGTCTTTATGTATCCTGCAATGCTCTTACTAATCAAGAAATATCTTAGTTACTCAATACAATCGAAAAAGTCCGCCCTTTAAGATTTATTTTACATAGATGCCGGGAACAACCAGCTTTTCTAGGAtaattgaaagattataGACTGAGTTTGGGCTACAAACAAACTATCGATATATTTGATGTTAtgtttaaattatttagaatataaaaaagGATAAAATTTTTGTACAGTAGGtaaattcattcattataaAAAGAACTTGTTTTTAATGGagtaatttttcttttcgtatcattttgtttcttctcTCATTAGTACAAGAAacatgaaaaataaatcaacaaaaagacacaaaaaaagaagaaacaatcGTTCTTTCTACTTATTTTGCTTCAGCAGCTAGTTTTTCAGCTTTAGCAACGACATCTTCAATACCACCAACCATATAAAATGCATTTTCTGGTAAATCATCGTATTTACCTTCTAAGACATCTTTAAATGAAGCCACAGTTTCTTTCAATCTAACTAATTTACCTGGAATACCTGTGAAGACTTCAGCGACAGCAAATGGTTGAGATAAGAATCTTTGAATCTTTCTTGCTCTTTCGACGGTTAATTTATCTTGTTCTGACAATTCATCCATACCTAAAATAGCAATAATATCTTGTAACGATTTATAAGCTTGTAAAGTTTCTTGTACTTTAGTGGCAACGTCATAATGTTCTTGACCAACGACAGCAGCGTCTAATAATCTAGAATTAGAATCTAATGGATCGACAGCTGGGTAAATACCCAATTCGGAGATACTTCTCGATAAGACAGTTGTAGCATCTAAATGTGCGAAAGTTGTCGCAGGAGCAGGATCCGTTAAATCATCGGCTGGAACATAGACAGCTTGCACAGATGTGACAGACCCTTTCTTTGTTGTAGTAATTCTTTCTTGTAAGACACCCATATCGGTGGCTAAAGTTGGTTGATAACCGACAGCAGATGGGATACGACCTAATAAGGCAGACACTTCTGAACCAGCTTGTGTGAATCTGAAAATATTGTCGATAAATAATAAGACATCTTGACCTTCTTCATCTCTGAAATATTCAGCGATAGTTAACCCTGTTAAAGCGACTCTAGCTCTAGCTCCTGGTGGTTCATTCATTTGACCAAAGACCAATGCGACTTTAGATTCACCTTCCAAATTAATGACACCAGTTTCCTTCATTTCACGATACAAATCGTTACCTTCTCTTGTTCTTTCACCGACACCTGTAAAGACAGAAAATCCACCATGAGCCTTAGCGATATTATTGATCAATTCTTGAATGAAAACGGTTTTACCGACACCAGCACCACCGAAAAGCCCAATTTTCCCACCTCTTGCATAAGGAGCCAATAAATCAACGACTTTAATACCTGTTTCCAAGACTTCTGCAGCGGTAGATTGTTCAGCAAATGATGGAGGATCACAATGAATTGGCTTCCTTAATTTAGAATTAATTGGACCTCTTTCATCAATTGGCTCACCGATAACGTTAATGATTCTCCCTAAAGTTTCCCTCCCGACGGGGACAGAAATTGGAGCACCTGTATCAAAAACTTTTTCACCACGAACTAAACCTTCAGTACCGTCCATAGCAATGGTTCTCACGGTATTTTCACCTAAATGTTGAGCGACTTCAAGAACCAATTTGCCACCTTCTGGAGTCTTAATTTCCAGAGCGTTTAAAATTGCAGGCAATGTACCTTGGTCGAAATGAACATCAACGATAGCCCCAATGACAGCTCTGACTTTACCGACAGTACCTGAAGTGGAAGCTGCAGTTGCCATTGATCTCGTTGAAACGGTTGACCTTTTCATAAGATTCTTGGCTAGTTGAGTCGCCGAGGCTCTCGTACTAGTTGTATATAGTTTTGGTAGTACCATCCCTAattagtaataataatcaatagTAGTATGTTGAAagtttccttttttttctagTTGTTGTTCTCTTTTCGTTCCTCTTTGAAATGTAAccttttcaaaaatacacccttatttttttccttcttcttctctatctatctatatTATCTCTTAGCAACTTCTAAAAGGTTGAACTTAGATTCAATGGGAAAAGTATGTATTTAAAAAAGGGAATAGTATCTGTTAGAAGTAGACCGATCAATCA
Coding sequences within:
- the ATP2 gene encoding F1F0 ATP synthase subunit beta (similar to Saccharomyces cerevisiae ATP2 (YJR121W); ancestral locus Anc_7.507) yields the protein MVLPKLYTTSTRASATQLAKNLMKRSTVSTRSMATAASTSGTVGKVRAVIGAIVDVHFDQGTLPAILNALEIKTPEGGKLVLEVAQHLGENTVRTIAMDGTEGLVRGEKVFDTGAPISVPVGRETLGRIINVIGEPIDERGPINSKLRKPIHCDPPSFAEQSTAAEVLETGIKVVDLLAPYARGGKIGLFGGAGVGKTVFIQELINNIAKAHGGFSVFTGVGERTREGNDLYREMKETGVINLEGESKVALVFGQMNEPPGARARVALTGLTIAEYFRDEEGQDVLLFIDNIFRFTQAGSEVSALLGRIPSAVGYQPTLATDMGVLQERITTTKKGSVTSVQAVYVPADDLTDPAPATTFAHLDATTVLSRSISELGIYPAVDPLDSNSRLLDAAVVGQEHYDVATKVQETLQAYKSLQDIIAILGMDELSEQDKLTVERARKIQRFLSQPFAVAEVFTGIPGKLVRLKETVASFKDVLEGKYDDLPENAFYMVGGIEDVVAKAEKLAAEAK